In a single window of the Rhodamnia argentea isolate NSW1041297 chromosome 2, ASM2092103v1, whole genome shotgun sequence genome:
- the LOC115748983 gene encoding probable LL-diaminopimelate aminotransferase, chloroplastic produces MSLHPPSSRFCMPHAASSRHPKLSLPRVICNATSENNKARLGHCTKVPRNVTMESLRNGYLFPEILIREAEHNEKYPHAKLIKLGIGDTTQPIPHIITSAMAQKALALSTDIGYTGYGDEQGNRDLREAIANVVYKDKGVKWDEVFVSDGAQCDISRLRMLLGSGVTIAVQDPTFPAYVDSSIIVGQAGKFLEETGKFQNIVYMRCCPENDFFPDLTTTPRTDVIFFCSPNNPTGAAASRPQLERLVEFAKANGSIILHDSAYASYISDDSPRSIFEIPGANEVAVEISSFSKFAGFTGVRLGWAVVPKELRYSNGFPIIKDFNRIVCTCFNGSSNIAQAGGLACLSSDGHQALCRSIDYYHENADIIMDAFASLGFKVYGGKNAPYAWVQFPGRSSWEVFDEILERAHVVTVPGAGFGPGGEGYIRVSAFGRRECMLEAARRLKYLLK; encoded by the exons ATGTCTCTTCACCCACCATCTTCTCGCTTTTGCATGCCTCATGCAGCTTCTTCCCGCCATCCAAAACTCTCTTTGCCCAG GGTGATTTGCAATGCAACATCGGAGAACAACAAGGCAAGACTTG GTCATTGCACAAAAGTCCCCCGAAATGTCACCATGGAGAGCCTGAGAAATGGTTATCTTTTTCCCGAG attTTGATTCGGGAGGCTGAACACAATGAGAAGTATCCGCATGCAAAGTTGATAAAGCTCGGCATAGGCGACACCACACAGCCTATTCCCCACATCATAACCTCGGCTATGGCCCAG aaagcacttgctctttccacCGATATAGGATACACAGGATATGGAGATGAGCAAGGAAACAGG GATCTGAGAGAGGCTATCGCAAACGTCGTTTATAAAGATAAGGGAGTGAAGTGGGACGAAGTTTTCGTATCCGATGGTGCCCAATGTGACATTTCTCGCCTTCGG ATGCTCCTGGGATCCGGAGTGACAATTGCTGTTCAGGACCCAACTTTTCCG GCTTACGTCGATTCCAGCATAATCGTGGGTCAAGCAGGGAAGTTCCTGGAGGAAACCGGGAAGTTTCAGAACATCGTGTACATGAGATGTTGTCCTGAGAACGACTTCTTCCCTGACCTGACGACAACCCCGCGAACTGACGTCATTTTCTTCTGCTCTCCCAACAATCCAACTGGCGCTGCCGCGTCCCGACCGCAATTAGAGCGACTAGTGGAGTTCGCCAAGGCGAACGGGTCGATCATACTTCACGATTCTGCGTATGCTTCGTATATTTCGGACGACAGCCCTAGGTCGATCTTCGAGATCCCCGGAGCCAATGAg GTCGCAGTAGAGATCTCTTCCTTTTCCAAGTTTGCTGGGTTCACGGGAGTCCGTCTCGGCTGGGCCGTCGTACCGAAGGAACTGAGGTACTCGAACGGATTTCCGATCATAAAGGATTTTAATCGCATCGTGTGCACGTGCTTTAACGGTTCATCGAACATCGCTCAGGCAGGAGGTCTAGCTTGCCTCTCTTCAGATGGTCACCAG GCTCTTTGCAGATCCATAGACTACTACCACGAGAACGCAGACATAATCATGGATGCATTCGCGTCTCTTGGATTCAAAGTCTACGGCGGCAAGAACGCGCCGTACGCGTGGGTGCAGTTCCCGGGGCGGAGTTCTTGGGAGGTGTTCGACGAGATCCTGGAGAGGGCCCACGTCGTGACCGTCCCGGGAGCCGGGTTCGGCCCCGGCGGCGAAGGGTACATAAGAGTGAGTGCATTCGGGCGTAGAGAGTGCATGTTGGAAGCTGCAAGGAGGCTAAAGTATCTACTGAAGTGA